In a genomic window of Candidatus Binataceae bacterium:
- a CDS encoding glutaredoxin family protein: protein MLEVVLYTRNDCELCHEMEAVLAFELPRFEARFERIEIDGRPELEALYGTEVPVLFVNQRKAFKYRCTPRELRKRLLREVRR from the coding sequence ATGCTGGAAGTCGTTCTTTATACTCGCAACGACTGCGAGTTGTGCCACGAAATGGAAGCCGTGCTCGCCTTCGAGCTGCCGCGCTTTGAGGCGCGCTTCGAGCGAATCGAAATCGACGGCCGGCCCGAGCTCGAAGCGCTTTACGGAACCGAGGTGCCGGTTCTGTTCGTAAATCAGCGCAAGGCGTTCAAGTATCGATGCACCCCGCGCGAGCTGCGCAAGCGCCTGTTGCGCGAGGTGAGGCGCTAG
- the cutA gene encoding divalent-cation tolerance protein CutA, with product MPQRSPRLRLVFTTASSEEQALSIARTIVTEQLAACVNIVGPMRSIYKWRDAIEDDREYLLLIKTRAAHYAKLEKRIGALHTYDVPEVISASIDRGSPPYVKWLLDSTAEPRRRRRKKRQ from the coding sequence ATGCCGCAGCGATCGCCACGCCTGCGCCTGGTCTTTACCACCGCTTCGAGCGAAGAGCAGGCCCTTTCGATCGCGCGCACTATCGTCACCGAGCAGCTCGCCGCGTGCGTGAATATCGTCGGCCCGATGCGCTCGATCTACAAGTGGCGCGACGCGATTGAAGATGACCGCGAATACCTGCTCTTGATCAAGACGCGCGCCGCGCACTATGCGAAGCTCGAAAAAAGAATCGGCGCGCTGCACACTTACGACGTTCCAGAAGTGATTTCCGCGAGTATCGATCGCGGCTCGCCGCCTTATGTGAAATGGCTGCTCGATTCGACCGCCGAGCCGCGTCGGCGGCGGCGCAAGAAACGGCAATAA
- a CDS encoding Gfo/Idh/MocA family oxidoreductase: MVKVAISGAGAIAARAHLPALMTVPNAQIVAIQSRTSEKASAVASALWPSGAGRPKIHDDFDAMLARERPDAVCIFTPNRFHREYTLKAVAAGAHVLVEKPMAPRAADARAMVDAAERAGRILMVAMQSRYGGLQSIIKEAIDSGAIGKPYFFRGRLSHGGPEFWAPGQRWFTDATDAGGGASLDLGVHIADLAIWYLGAVTSVSGEVATLGKDIAVDDTGAMILKFASGAIGVVEASWSSQPPLSAIEIYGSEGRIMMGYPRTDVAILRADGSEAPGYTRDEIVSRFDPRDLLAPFRALAQNFIAAIEGGTPPAPTGLDGLRAVEVIDACYRSSRTGARIALPLND; the protein is encoded by the coding sequence ATGGTGAAAGTTGCAATCTCAGGTGCTGGCGCGATTGCGGCTCGTGCTCACCTCCCGGCGCTAATGACCGTGCCGAATGCGCAGATCGTCGCGATCCAAAGCCGCACTTCCGAAAAAGCCTCTGCCGTTGCTTCGGCTCTTTGGCCGTCCGGCGCGGGCCGTCCGAAAATCCACGACGACTTCGACGCGATGCTCGCGCGCGAGCGGCCCGACGCTGTGTGTATCTTTACGCCGAATCGGTTCCATCGCGAATACACGCTGAAGGCGGTCGCCGCCGGAGCGCACGTGCTCGTCGAAAAGCCGATGGCGCCGCGCGCGGCCGACGCCCGCGCGATGGTCGATGCGGCCGAACGGGCAGGGCGTATCCTGATGGTCGCGATGCAGAGTCGCTACGGCGGGCTGCAAAGTATAATCAAGGAGGCGATCGATTCGGGCGCAATCGGCAAGCCTTATTTCTTTCGTGGGCGGCTCTCGCACGGCGGCCCCGAATTCTGGGCGCCGGGGCAGCGATGGTTTACCGACGCCACCGATGCGGGCGGCGGTGCCTCGCTTGATCTGGGCGTGCACATCGCCGACCTTGCGATCTGGTACCTGGGCGCGGTCACCTCGGTCAGTGGTGAGGTGGCGACTTTGGGCAAGGACATCGCCGTCGATGATACTGGCGCGATGATTCTCAAGTTCGCGTCGGGCGCGATCGGCGTGGTCGAAGCGAGCTGGAGTTCGCAGCCTCCGCTCTCGGCGATCGAAATCTACGGCAGCGAAGGCCGCATCATGATGGGCTATCCGCGCACCGATGTTGCGATTCTCCGCGCTGATGGCAGCGAAGCTCCCGGCTACACGCGCGACGAAATAGTGAGCCGCTTCGACCCGCGCGACCTACTGGCGCCGTTTCGCGCACTCGCGCAGAATTTCATCGCCGCGATTGAAGGCGGCACGCCGCCGGCGCCCACCGGCCTCGACGGCCTGCGCGCAGTCGAAGTGATCGACGCGTGCTACCGCTCCTCGCGGACCGGCGCGCGTATCGCGCTGCCGCTGAACGATTAG
- the hisC gene encoding histidinol-phosphate transaminase, with amino-acid sequence MFRESIKKMAAYTPGEQPRPGQRLIKLNTNENPYPPSPKVRQAVAKAASATLRLYPAPRADEFVTAASKLYKIPVDMIVAGNGSDELLAMVFRATLSPGDCVVYPVPTYSLYDTLAEVQEAKVIRLPLKPGFEMPMDELARCRANLTIVCNPNSPSGTLTPLKSLDRLARSLRGRMLVIDEAYVDFANETALPLLKRNRNVVILRSLSKSFSLAGMRLGLCFAHQEVIEGLMKVKDSYNLSRIALAGGAAALSDAAWMRRNVERVRKTRIATEARLRKLGFEVPESSANFVLARMVGRDMSPIASGLRRAGILVRYFATPLLRDALRISIGTPAEMAALFAALKPLLLKLAPEHRNGSRG; translated from the coding sequence ATGTTTCGCGAATCGATCAAGAAAATGGCGGCGTACACTCCCGGTGAGCAACCGCGTCCCGGGCAGCGCCTGATCAAGCTCAACACCAACGAGAATCCTTACCCGCCGTCGCCGAAGGTTCGCCAGGCCGTCGCCAAGGCCGCGAGTGCGACGCTCAGACTCTATCCCGCGCCGCGCGCCGATGAGTTCGTCACGGCAGCCTCGAAGCTCTACAAGATTCCCGTCGACATGATCGTGGCCGGCAACGGATCGGATGAGCTGCTCGCGATGGTCTTCCGCGCGACGCTGAGCCCGGGCGACTGCGTTGTGTATCCTGTGCCGACCTACTCGCTCTACGACACGCTCGCCGAAGTGCAGGAAGCGAAGGTGATTCGTCTCCCGCTCAAGCCCGGATTCGAGATGCCGATGGATGAGCTGGCGCGATGCCGCGCGAACCTCACGATCGTCTGCAATCCGAATTCGCCGAGTGGCACGCTGACGCCGCTTAAGAGTCTCGACCGCCTCGCGCGCAGCCTGCGCGGCCGCATGCTGGTGATCGACGAAGCCTATGTTGATTTCGCTAATGAGACTGCGCTGCCGCTCCTCAAGCGAAATCGCAACGTCGTGATCCTGCGCTCGCTCTCGAAATCGTTTTCGCTGGCCGGGATGCGGCTCGGCCTCTGCTTCGCGCATCAGGAAGTTATCGAAGGCCTGATGAAGGTGAAGGACTCGTACAACCTGAGCCGTATTGCGCTGGCGGGCGGCGCAGCCGCGCTCTCTGACGCGGCGTGGATGCGCCGCAATGTCGAACGCGTGCGCAAGACGCGCATCGCGACCGAGGCGCGGCTCCGCAAGCTCGGCTTCGAGGTGCCGGAATCGTCGGCGAATTTCGTGCTCGCGCGGATGGTGGGGCGCGACATGAGTCCGATCGCGAGCGGGCTCAGGCGCGCAGGAATCCTGGTGCGATACTTCGCGACACCGCTGTTGCGCGACGCGCTCCGCATCTCGATCGGTACGCCCGCCGAAATGGCCGCGTTGTTCGCGGCCCTGAAGCCGCTACTCCTCAAACTCGCGCCCGAGCATCGCAACGGATCGCGCGGATGA
- the pth gene encoding aminoacyl-tRNA hydrolase has product MSPIRGLFKSFRKKSDSGGEDDAPRSEGMWVVAGLGNPGGDYSRSRHNAGHMAIDRIAASKGIDLNRKRFKGATGEVRFDDTPVMLVKPETYYNLSGECVSAILGYFKVPLERLIVVHDEVDLPEGRLQVRKGGGDAGNKGVRSVAASLGTPDFIRVRIGTGREGRRDEGLDFLLRPLSKAEAQLLEDSIARAAEAVETIVREDLTRAMNKFNQRNDR; this is encoded by the coding sequence ATGAGTCCAATCCGCGGACTGTTCAAGTCGTTCCGCAAAAAGTCCGATTCGGGAGGTGAGGACGACGCGCCCCGCAGCGAGGGGATGTGGGTCGTCGCGGGCCTCGGAAATCCGGGCGGCGACTATTCTCGTTCGCGGCACAACGCGGGACACATGGCGATCGATCGCATCGCGGCGAGCAAAGGAATCGATCTCAATCGAAAGCGTTTCAAGGGCGCGACCGGTGAGGTGCGATTCGACGACACGCCCGTGATGCTGGTGAAGCCGGAGACGTACTACAACCTGAGCGGCGAATGCGTTTCGGCGATCCTCGGATACTTCAAGGTGCCGCTCGAGCGGTTGATCGTCGTGCACGATGAAGTCGATTTGCCCGAGGGGCGCCTGCAGGTGCGCAAAGGCGGCGGCGACGCCGGCAACAAGGGCGTGAGATCGGTCGCGGCGTCGCTCGGCACGCCCGATTTCATCCGCGTACGTATCGGCACCGGCCGCGAAGGGCGCCGCGACGAAGGCCTCGACTTCCTGCTCAGGCCGCTGAGCAAGGCCGAAGCGCAGCTACTCGAAGACAGCATTGCGCGAGCCGCCGAGGCGGTCGAAACGATAGTGCGAGAAGACCTCACGCGCGCTATGAACAAATTCAACCAGCGCAACGATCGCTAG
- the tyrS gene encoding tyrosine--tRNA ligase, whose protein sequence is MDDKTAAETAAALARHTVEVISLAELTDKLKLERPLRIKLGMDPTAPDLHLGHSLTLKKLRDFQRAGHTVVFLVGDFTAMIGDPTGRSETRKPLSREQISANAETYRGQAFKILDPARTEVRFNSEWMNELSISQLIQIAAKLSVARLLERDDFEKRLAKEEPLFLHELLYPMIQGYDSVALQADLEIGGTDQKFNMLVGRELQRHFGQPPQAVMTMPLLEGLDGERKMSKSLGNYVGLTDKPEDMFGKLMSVPDKLMIRYYELLTDTPAEQIAAIKAGKIHPMEAKKRLASMIVNEYYNENSARSAQEYFESKHQRREIPQNIPTYRIAEEIWICELMKQLNFAPSNSEARRLVSQGAVRVDGKTISDANFRFVPGEHKVIEVGKRRVARIEG, encoded by the coding sequence GTGGACGATAAGACTGCGGCGGAAACGGCGGCGGCGCTGGCGCGCCATACCGTCGAGGTGATTTCTCTTGCGGAACTGACGGACAAGCTCAAGCTCGAGCGGCCGCTCCGGATCAAGCTCGGCATGGATCCGACGGCGCCGGACCTTCATCTTGGTCACAGCCTCACGCTCAAGAAACTGCGCGACTTCCAGCGCGCGGGGCATACGGTGGTGTTCCTGGTCGGCGATTTCACCGCCATGATCGGCGATCCGACCGGGCGCTCCGAAACGCGCAAGCCGCTGTCGCGCGAGCAGATCAGCGCCAACGCCGAGACCTATCGCGGCCAGGCGTTCAAGATTCTCGATCCGGCGCGCACCGAAGTTCGCTTCAACAGCGAATGGATGAACGAGCTGAGCATCAGCCAGTTAATTCAGATCGCAGCCAAGCTCAGCGTCGCGCGATTGCTCGAGCGCGACGATTTTGAAAAGCGCCTCGCCAAAGAGGAACCGCTCTTTCTGCACGAGCTGCTCTACCCAATGATCCAGGGCTACGATTCGGTCGCGCTGCAAGCGGATCTCGAAATTGGCGGTACCGATCAGAAATTCAACATGCTCGTCGGGCGCGAGCTGCAGCGTCATTTCGGGCAGCCGCCGCAGGCGGTCATGACGATGCCGCTGCTCGAAGGCCTCGACGGCGAGCGCAAGATGTCGAAGTCCTTGGGCAACTACGTGGGACTCACGGACAAGCCGGAGGACATGTTCGGCAAGCTGATGTCGGTGCCTGACAAGCTGATGATCCGCTACTACGAATTGTTAACCGACACGCCGGCGGAGCAGATCGCCGCGATCAAGGCGGGCAAGATCCATCCGATGGAGGCGAAAAAGCGCCTCGCCTCGATGATCGTGAACGAATACTACAACGAGAATTCGGCGCGTTCGGCGCAGGAATACTTCGAGTCAAAGCATCAGCGCCGCGAGATCCCGCAGAACATCCCGACCTATCGCATCGCCGAAGAGATCTGGATCTGCGAGCTGATGAAACAGCTCAATTTTGCGCCGTCCAACAGCGAAGCCCGCCGCCTCGTGAGCCAGGGCGCGGTGCGCGTCGATGGCAAAACGATCTCCGACGCGAACTTCCGCTTCGTCCCCGGCGAGCACAAGGTCATCGAAGTCGGCAAACGCCGCGTCGCCCGCATCGAAGGGTGA
- a CDS encoding AAA family ATPase, with amino-acid sequence MKDLYLSSIYRRPSAECSDSFPWTLPIFKNLEHLDFTSRVTFFVGENGSGKSTLLEALAVGMQAIAAGSDQPEHDATLWVAHEFARAYRFVRHRHAKRAMFLRAEDVLGYTLTAARQRKEAGIAYKGGFGALEAARRAEEQAELADIDKPSMAEAPERLKRRLTRKYSSDPVNRSHGETFLGVLDDRLRPGGLYLLDEPETPLSPNRVLGLLSLIKERAGMNCQFIVATHSPILMAIPNAQILLLEDAKIEPVAYDDVEHVRTTRAFLANPEKFMRHL; translated from the coding sequence ATGAAGGATCTGTATCTCTCTTCCATTTACCGGCGGCCGTCGGCAGAGTGCTCCGATTCTTTTCCATGGACGCTGCCGATCTTCAAAAACCTGGAGCACCTGGATTTCACTTCGCGCGTGACTTTCTTCGTCGGCGAGAACGGTTCGGGCAAGTCCACTTTGCTCGAGGCGCTCGCGGTCGGCATGCAAGCCATCGCGGCGGGCAGTGATCAGCCCGAACATGACGCAACGCTGTGGGTGGCTCACGAGTTTGCGCGGGCGTATCGATTCGTACGGCATCGCCATGCAAAACGCGCGATGTTTCTGCGGGCCGAGGATGTCCTCGGTTACACGCTCACCGCGGCCCGGCAACGCAAGGAAGCTGGAATTGCTTACAAAGGCGGCTTCGGAGCGCTGGAGGCGGCGCGGCGGGCCGAGGAACAAGCGGAACTCGCTGATATCGACAAACCTTCGATGGCTGAAGCACCCGAGCGGCTGAAACGGCGCCTGACGAGAAAATACAGCTCCGATCCGGTTAACCGCTCTCACGGCGAGACCTTTCTCGGCGTGCTCGATGACAGGCTGCGTCCCGGCGGCCTCTACCTGTTGGACGAGCCGGAAACGCCGTTATCGCCAAACCGGGTGCTGGGTCTGCTCTCGCTAATCAAGGAGCGAGCGGGAATGAACTGCCAGTTCATCGTCGCCACTCATTCTCCGATCCTGATGGCGATCCCGAACGCGCAGATTCTCCTGTTGGAAGACGCAAAGATAGAGCCGGTCGCCTACGACGACGTCGAGCACGTGCGAACCACGCGAGCCTTCCTCGCCAATCCGGAAAAGTTCATGCGCCATCTTTGA
- a CDS encoding helix-turn-helix transcriptional regulator: MTKKESLGSVIKQRREAFALTQRELAQKLGVKASHIAYLENGRRRPSLSLLARIADTLDLDKQRLFLLTHPEAEALLGGRREAERPKAGKEAWRTFAADRAMISRHKISDQELKVLQKINLLGRVSTPKQFLFILNSIRQACDEEE, from the coding sequence ATGACGAAAAAAGAATCCCTCGGTTCGGTCATCAAGCAGCGCCGCGAGGCCTTCGCGCTAACTCAGCGTGAACTCGCGCAGAAACTCGGTGTCAAGGCGAGCCACATCGCCTACCTCGAGAACGGCCGGCGCAGACCCTCCCTCTCGCTGCTCGCGCGTATCGCCGATACGCTCGATCTCGACAAGCAGCGGCTCTTCCTCCTCACCCATCCTGAGGCTGAGGCTCTCCTTGGCGGACGGCGCGAAGCGGAGCGTCCCAAAGCGGGCAAAGAAGCGTGGCGCACCTTCGCTGCCGATCGCGCGATGATCTCGCGGCACAAGATTTCCGACCAGGAACTGAAGGTGCTGCAGAAGATCAATCTGCTCGGCCGCGTCTCCACGCCCAAGCAGTTCCTATTCATTCTGAATTCGATTCGTCAGGCCTGCGACGAAGAGGAATAA
- a CDS encoding MlaD family protein: MKDSVYSTIRVGAMIAVGIAVLCFAIFQMGHGLTVFSSTETIEAHFHRINGLQKGAPVALSGVNIGNVDDISFPAAPSATYVIVTLKIASEAAARVKADSVAQISSMGLLGDKFVELSAGAPTAPSAAPGSILAARDPIDYEALIQQQGTDEMLVNLISISGTLRKLLENIANGNSILAQLVNGQNVPPDKRLTLESIQEALANVSELSYQLDKIMMRVDNGTSIAGALLSDKYDGRSFVQNLQQMTLSVRNTSDRINHVMARYDNAHGLLPQMMENQELGTDVLGNLRSSSRDLKDILQKIDTSQGTAGMLVNDPTLYIELREILEDGGGWGIRFVRSFYTLTHPWAAPVPSTPVQSISTTNASAPLGATQTNTAVGK; encoded by the coding sequence GTGAAAGATTCTGTCTATTCGACGATACGGGTAGGAGCAATGATCGCGGTCGGGATCGCGGTGCTCTGTTTTGCGATCTTCCAGATGGGTCATGGGCTCACCGTTTTCAGCTCAACCGAAACCATCGAAGCGCACTTCCATCGGATAAATGGCCTCCAGAAAGGCGCTCCGGTTGCGCTCTCCGGCGTCAATATCGGCAACGTCGATGACATCAGCTTTCCCGCCGCGCCGAGCGCGACCTACGTGATCGTCACGTTGAAAATCGCAAGCGAAGCGGCCGCGCGCGTCAAGGCCGATTCGGTCGCGCAGATAAGCTCGATGGGTCTGCTTGGCGACAAGTTTGTCGAGCTTTCGGCCGGCGCTCCGACTGCGCCTTCTGCCGCGCCGGGCAGTATCCTCGCGGCACGCGATCCAATTGACTACGAGGCGCTCATCCAGCAGCAGGGCACCGATGAGATGCTGGTGAATCTGATCTCGATTTCGGGCACCCTGCGCAAGCTCCTTGAGAACATCGCAAATGGCAACAGCATTCTCGCGCAGCTCGTCAACGGCCAGAACGTGCCGCCTGACAAACGTCTCACGCTCGAATCGATCCAGGAGGCGCTCGCCAATGTCTCCGAGCTCTCCTACCAGCTAGACAAGATCATGATGCGCGTCGATAACGGCACGAGTATCGCGGGCGCGCTGCTCAGCGACAAATACGACGGCCGCAGCTTCGTGCAGAACCTGCAGCAGATGACGCTGTCGGTGCGCAACACCAGCGACCGCATCAACCACGTCATGGCGCGCTACGACAACGCTCACGGCCTCTTGCCGCAGATGATGGAAAACCAGGAACTCGGCACCGACGTGCTCGGCAACCTGCGCTCCTCTTCGCGCGATCTGAAAGACATCTTGCAGAAGATCGACACGAGCCAGGGCACCGCCGGGATGCTCGTCAATGACCCGACGCTTTATATCGAGTTGCGCGAGATCCTCGAGGATGGCGGCGGATGGGGTATCCGCTTCGTGCGCAGCTTCTACACGCTGACCCATCCGTGGGCCGCGCCGGTGCCGTCGACTCCCGTGCAGTCCATCTCGACAACGAACGCATCAGCGCCTCTTGGCGCGACACAAACCAATACGGCTGTGGGGAAATGA
- a CDS encoding ABC transporter ATP-binding protein codes for MNNGGRATFIKVRGLTKSFGPKHVLRVVDLDVFEGETLVVLGGSGEGKSVLLKHLNGLERPDAGEIIVAGHNLDQLNEDELAIVRKQVGMVFQGGALFDSLTVFGNISYPLREHSGMDEAAIARRVKELLGMVELDSVEQLYPAELSGGMKKRVSLARAIALEPRCVLYDEPTTGLDPIVTLKINSMIRSLQRQLGFTSVVVTHDLHSAFQVGDRFALLDQGRIRFSGSAEEVRHSSDELMREFVNAAL; via the coding sequence ATGAACAACGGCGGCCGCGCGACGTTTATCAAGGTTCGAGGCCTGACCAAGAGCTTCGGCCCGAAGCACGTGCTGAGGGTCGTTGATCTCGACGTCTTCGAAGGCGAAACACTCGTCGTGCTTGGCGGCAGCGGCGAAGGTAAATCGGTCCTGCTCAAGCATCTCAATGGTCTCGAACGGCCCGACGCGGGTGAGATAATCGTTGCGGGGCATAATCTTGATCAACTCAACGAGGATGAGCTTGCGATCGTGCGCAAGCAGGTTGGGATGGTGTTCCAGGGCGGCGCGCTGTTCGATTCGCTAACTGTGTTCGGCAACATCAGCTATCCGCTCAGAGAGCATAGCGGGATGGACGAGGCCGCGATCGCGCGGCGCGTCAAAGAATTGCTCGGGATGGTGGAGCTCGATAGCGTCGAACAACTTTATCCCGCCGAGCTTTCCGGCGGTATGAAAAAGCGGGTTTCACTCGCGCGCGCGATCGCGCTCGAGCCGCGATGCGTTCTCTACGACGAACCGACGACCGGCCTCGACCCGATCGTCACGCTCAAGATCAATTCAATGATTCGTAGTCTGCAGCGGCAGCTCGGCTTCACGTCGGTCGTGGTGACGCACGATCTGCACAGCGCGTTCCAGGTCGGCGACCGTTTCGCGCTTCTGGACCAGGGGCGGATTCGATTCAGCGGCAGCGCCGAAGAAGTTCGGCACAGCTCTGACGAGTTGATGCGCGAATTCGTGAATGCCGCGCTATAA
- a CDS encoding ABC transporter permease: MLEALYRFLDQLGEIGILTRDFVRYLLRRPFETRLFLDQLDSIGVRSLNVVNLTAIFSGMVLALQMGEFLAKFGAKIYVSRIMGISLLREMGPVLSALMVAARVGAGITAELGTMKVTEQIDAMRSLATSPIKKLVVPRVLASIIMLPVLTILADAIGLLGGLVISITQLGVSGHFFYSTLLQNAALGDLFSGLGKSVFFGYLISIVACYKGLTASGGADGVGRATTSAVVIASISVLISDFFLTKFFLSLP, encoded by the coding sequence ATGCTCGAAGCACTATACCGTTTCCTCGACCAGCTGGGCGAAATCGGCATCCTTACGCGCGACTTCGTCCGCTACCTGCTCCGCCGTCCATTCGAGACGCGCCTTTTCCTCGACCAGCTTGACTCTATCGGCGTTCGCTCACTCAACGTCGTCAACCTGACCGCGATCTTCTCAGGAATGGTGCTGGCGCTGCAGATGGGCGAGTTCCTGGCGAAGTTCGGCGCGAAAATCTACGTCAGCCGGATCATGGGAATCTCGCTGCTGCGCGAGATGGGTCCTGTGCTCAGCGCCTTGATGGTCGCCGCGCGTGTCGGAGCCGGCATCACCGCCGAGCTCGGCACCATGAAGGTGACCGAGCAAATCGACGCGATGCGCTCGCTCGCGACGAGCCCCATTAAGAAACTCGTCGTGCCACGCGTGCTCGCTTCGATCATCATGCTGCCGGTGCTCACGATACTGGCCGACGCGATCGGGTTGTTGGGCGGGCTGGTGATCTCGATCACTCAACTCGGAGTGAGCGGCCATTTCTTCTACTCGACGCTATTGCAGAACGCGGCGCTTGGCGATCTGTTCAGCGGGCTCGGCAAGTCGGTTTTCTTTGGTTATCTGATCTCGATCGTGGCCTGCTACAAAGGATTGACTGCGAGCGGCGGCGCCGACGGCGTCGGCCGGGCGACTACTTCGGCGGTCGTGATCGCATCGATCAGCGTGTTGATTTCCGATTTCTTCCTGACCAAGTTTTTCCTTTCTCTGCCATGA
- a CDS encoding gamma-glutamylcyclotransferase family protein — protein sequence MRQHEVMNARVEITTLFVYGTLLDPDLRDGLLGRHVETIPARLVGYARGRKRYFFVTAEKGAETKGKILLRLTERDFQILDEYEELPALYNRVRVTVLDGAGNEIECWTYLPTDWAD from the coding sequence ATGCGGCAACATGAGGTGATGAACGCGCGCGTCGAGATCACGACCCTGTTCGTTTACGGCACGCTGCTGGATCCAGACCTGAGAGATGGCCTGTTAGGGCGGCACGTCGAGACGATTCCGGCGCGCCTGGTCGGATATGCGCGCGGACGGAAGCGCTATTTCTTCGTCACCGCGGAGAAAGGAGCCGAGACCAAAGGTAAGATCCTGCTGCGGCTGACCGAGCGAGATTTTCAGATACTCGACGAATACGAAGAACTGCCGGCGCTCTACAATCGCGTGCGAGTCACCGTGCTTGATGGCGCAGGCAATGAAATCGAATGCTGGACCTATCTACCAACCGATTGGGCTGACTGA